In Trifolium pratense cultivar HEN17-A07 linkage group LG7, ARS_RC_1.1, whole genome shotgun sequence, a genomic segment contains:
- the LOC123898748 gene encoding transcription factor MYBS3, whose amino-acid sequence MTRRCSHCSNNGHNSRTCPSRGSGGGGGGGVRLFGVRLTDGSIIKKSASMGNLNLAALHHCSSSSSSLNPGSSINPGSPCSDPPNDPDGYLSDDPAHASTFVSRRGERKKGVPWTEEEHRLFLVGLHKLGKGDWRGIARNFVVSRTPTQVASHAQKYFIRQSNATRRKRRSSLFDMAPDMCPDSTLMPEEQVLLPPSENSQPCNGKSQPSLNLSLKSEYEPMETTSEENAEEGNETTMGSKGSTPMTHGFFPSYVPVPFSIWPSIGAPFEEVNGGETSHHSHHQVLKPIPVIPKEPVNVDELVGMSHLSIGEAQVHDREPSPLSLKLLGEPSRQSAFHANAPVGGSDLNGGKNSAIQAV is encoded by the exons ATGACTCGGCGGTGCTCTCACTGCAGCAATAACGGCCATAACTCACGGACATGTCCGTCTAGAGGCAGCGGAGGCGGTGGCGGCGGAGGGGTTAGGCTTTTCGGAGTTAGATTAACCGATGGATCAATCATTAAAAAAAGCGCGAGTATGGGAAACCTTAACCTCGCTGCACTTCaccattgttcttcttcttcttcttcgctTAATCCTGGTTCATCGATTAATCCCGGTTCACCTTGTTCTGACCCGCCTAATGACCCTGACGGTTATTTGTCTGATGATCCGGCTCATGCTTCTACCTTCGTCTCCCGCCGCGGCGAAAGAAAAAAAG GTGTTCCATGGACTGAAGAAGAACATCGATTGTTCTTGGTTGGTCTCCATAAGCTAGGCAAAGGAGACTGGCGTGGGATAGCACGTAATTTTGTTGTGTCAAGGACTCCTACTCAAGTAGCAAGTCATGCACAGAAGTATTTTATCCGGCAGAGTAATGCTACTAGGAGAAAGAGGCGTTCCAGCCTTTTTGACATGGCTCCAGATATG TGTCCTGATTCAACTTTGATGCCAGAAGAACAAGTACTACTTCCACCTTCTGAGAACTCACAACCTTGCAATGGAAAATCACAGCCATCACTAAATCTCTCTCTCAAGTCAGAATATGAACCGATGGAAACTACATCTGAAGAAAATGCAGAAGAGGGCAATGAAACTACAATGGGATCAAAGGGATCGACACCAATGACTCATGGATTTTTCCCATCTTATGTACCTGTTCCATTTTCAATATGGCCATCAATTGGAGCTCCATTTGAAGAAGTCAATGGAGGAGAGACATCTCATCATAGTCATCATCAGGTTCTCAAGCCGATACCAGTCATTCCAAAGGAACCTGTCAACGTTGATGAACTTGTGGGAATGTCTCATCTGAGCATTGGGGAAGCACAGGTACATGACAGAGAGCCTTCTCCGCTTTCCTTGAAGTTGTTAGGAGAGCCCTCAAGGCAATCAGCATTCCATGCAAATGCTCCAGTTGGTGGTTCCGATCTAAACGGTGGCAAAAACAGCGCCATTCAAGCGGTTTGA